The Terriglobus roseus sequence CAGTTCGGTCGGGCTCTCGTTCTCCAGGGTAAGCGTTTGTGCTGCCGAAGACAGGCCCGCTGGAACATCGCCGAAGGCCAGTGCTGCCAGAGCCAGTCGTAGCACCTGGTGATTACGCCGGTCGCTAATGACGACGTTTCCATTACTGTCCTCAACGGCTGCGGAGGGCGAGTCCATCGCGGAGGCAGTCGCAGCGCCGGCCGAGGCGAGGCCTTGGATTCCATTCCCCACGAGTGCTGTGGATGCGCTCCCTCCGGATGCATCCAACCCGCTCAGCGAGACTTGTTGTGTGCCGGCATCCGCGATCAAAAGACTGCCAGAGATATCGGCACCAAGGCCTTCGGGTCTGCGTACTTTCGCAGCCGTGGTGTAGGCGACGATGGTGCCGTCTGTCAGCAATCGAATGCGACGCGCTCCCATATCGGCAATGAGCAGACGTCCATCGGGCAACATCTGCAACGATCCAGGCGAGCGGAAGCTAGCGGACAGTGCGGAACCGCCGTCACCTGCGTCTCCCTCTTCGCCGTTACCGGCAACAGTCGAGATTCCGCCATCGGATGTGACCCGGCGGAGGCGATGATTGCCAGTGTCCGCGACATAAAGCATGCCATCTTCACCAAAGGCGAGGCCGCCAGGGGAACGGAGTTGCGCGGCTGTGGCCGTGCCGCTATCACCGCTGAAGCCGGCGGTGCCGTTTCCGGCGATGGTCGTGATGGTGCCATTGACGATGCGGCGGATGCAATGATTGCCACTGTCCGCGAGGAAGAGCGATCCATCGGACGCGAGTGCAAGCGCCGTTGGCTCATTCAACTCAGCAGAGATCGCTGGACCGCCATCACCTCGGTAGCCCTGCATGCCTGTCCCCGCAAATACCGTGAGCGCTCCGGCTGGAGTTATCCGGTCGATCTGGTGGTTGCGCGAGTCCGCAAGGTACAAATTGCCCGCCCCGTCATAGACCAGACCACGCGGCGCGCCAAGCGCCACCTCTGGAGCGGCGCCGGAGATAGTGTGGGAATCCTGGCCATTACCCGCCAGTGTGGAGAGGGTATTTCCGGGTTCGAGGACAAGGCGTGTCTGCGCATGGGGCATCCCTGTCGGCAGCAAGCTGCTACCGAACGCGACGCAGCAAACGAAACGCCTCATGCGCTTTGATGGGCAGCGAACCTCGGCGACATCGACGTACCGTTTCGGTGATGTATCGATGGAGATACCTGCGATGGTTATATTGGTGAGCTCTACGAACTTATAACGTCGCGGGACAAAAACTGTGACATTCTACGGTCATAACGTCGTCGGTCACACGATTGTTCGCATGTCTATGCAACTAAGTGTGTACGGAGGACGCTTCTGTTGTGCGTATCATTGGCGCATAGACGCCGGTGAGCGTCGTTGCTGTATTGCGTTTTGGAGAGCCCCGCAACTCTCATTCGTCTTGGTGACAGATCTCTCCCGGGTCTATGTAGAAATTGCGTCAACGCACGGCCAGTGGCGATCGCATCGCCGCGGCAGGGCGGAGGCGTCTTGAGGAAGGCCGGGTTCAATGCAGGAAGTGGAATATCAGCTCTGGGTTCGGGAGCAGGAGCGCAAGCTCCGGAGTGGTTCTCCAAAACCCATCTTGATCAAGGGTGAGATTCCAAGCTTCTCCATGGCTTTCCAACCCATCGTCAATGTTCTGGACGGAACGACCTTCGCATACGAGGCCTTGGTGCGTTCGGAGGCGGGCGAGAGCGCGCACTCGGTCCTGTCGCGTGTTCAGCCGCGTAATTTCCATCTGTTTGATAAGGCCTGCCGCTCGCGCGCGATGACAGACGCGATCCGGTGGGGTCTGCTGCAGGATCCGCTGCCAAGTCTTTGTGTCAATGTGAATCCGAACGCAGCGATCAGCGCCAACAGTCATCTGCGGCTCACCTGCGATGAGGCAGTCAGTGTCGGTTTCCCATTGAACCGGATGATCATCGAACTGGTTGAGGACGATGAGATTTGTGACTTCGACGGGCTTAAGCGCGTGCTGGACGACTACCGTGCCTGTGGCGTGAAGATCGCGATGGATGACTTCGGTGCAGGCTATTCGGGCCTGAAGCTGATGTCCAAGTTGCAGCCAGACATCATCAAACTGGATATGGCATTGATCAGCCGGCTGCATGTTGACCGGACGTCGCAGGTCATCGTGAAGGCGATTGTGCAGGCCTGCTTCGAACTCGGGATTACCACCATCGCAGAAGGTGTCGAAACCTACGAGACGGCGTTGCGACTGCGCGATATGGGCGTCGTCTACCAGCAGGGTTATTACTTCGCTCGACCCGGCTTCGAGCATCTGCCGCAGGTAACGTGCGCGCTGCCGGAGCCGACCATCGGCTAGGCAGCGCCGCACCCGTTACGAGAAGAAAAACTCCTTCGTACGCATCTCCTTGATCTGGTCGCGGAGCTTCGCAGCTTTCTCAAACTCGAAGTTCTTCGCGGCTTCGCGCATATCCGATTCCATGCCGGCGATGTGTTTGTCCAGCGCCTGCTGATTCGGAAAGTCGGCCACATTGTCGTCGGTTGTCACATCGACGTAGTCAGCTTCTGCGATGCCGACGAGCGCTTCTCCGATCGGACGAACGACAGACATGGGCGTGATGCCGTGCTCCTCGTTATAGGCGACCTGCTTCTCGCGGCGTCGGTCGGTTTCATCAATCGCGCGACGCATGCTGTCCGTCATAACGTCGGCATACAGGATCGCCCGGCCTTCCAGATGTCGCGCTGCACGGCCAATGGTCTGGATCAGAGAACCCTGCGAGCGGAGAAAGCCTTCCTTATCGGCATCCAGAATCGCGACGAGCGAGACCTCTGGAAGGTCGAGACCCTCTCGCAGCAGGTTGATGCCGATCAGCACGTCGTACTCACCCTTGCGCAGGTCGCGCAGCAGTTTGACGCGTTCAAGTGTCTCAATTTCCGAGTGCATGTAGCGGCACTTCACACCGACCTCGGTGTAATAACCGCTTAGATCCTCGGCCATGCGCTTGGTCAGAGTCGTCACTAGGACGCGCTGGTTCTTCTCGACGCGATCACGAATTTCGGCGAGCAGGTCGTCGATCTGGCCCTTGATGGGACGGATTTCGACCGGCGGGTCGACCAGGCCAGTGGGACGGATGATCTGCTCGGTGACGACACCTGCGGACTTTGTGAGTTCATATGCGCCCGGTGTTGCGCTGACATAGATGATCTGGCCGGTTCGAGTCTCGAACTCGTCGAATTTGAGCGGGCGATTGTCCATCGCGGACGGCAGGCGGAAGCCGTAGTCGACGAGATTGCCCTTGCGCGACCGATCGCCATGCCACATCCCGTGAAGCTGCGGAACAGTGACGTGGCTTTCATCGATGAAGACCATGAAGTCGCGGGGGAAGTAGTCGAAGAGTGTCGGTGGTGGCTCGCCCGGCAGTCGCTGGCTGAAGTGCCGCGAGTAGTTCTCGATGCCGTGGCAGTAGCCGACGGACTTGATCATTTCCAGGTCGAAGCGGGTGCGCTGGTGGATACGCTGCGCCTCCACCATGCGGCCTTCCTTCTCAAGCTGCGCCTCCCACTCGACCAGCTCGCTGACGATGCTGTCGATCGCGGAGGACTTGCGTTCGGGCTGCACGACGTAGTGACTCTTGGGATAGATGGGCAGGCGCGCGTACTTCTGCTTGACCGTACCGAAGAGTGGATCGATCTGCGAAAGTGAGTCGATCTCATCCCCGAAGAGCTCGATGCGGTAGGCAAGTTCGTCATAGGTGGGGAAGACCTCGATGACGTCGCCGCGCACGCGGAAGGTGCCGCGTCGGAAATCGCCGTCGTTGCGGTCGTAGAGGATTTCGACCAGGCGACGCGTGATGTCCTCTCGCTTGATCTTCTGACCTTTCTCCAGCAGCATCAGCATGCCGTAGTAGGCTTCCGGAGACCCGAGACCGTAGATGCACGACACGGACGAGACGATGATGCAGTCGCGACGTTCAAAGAGAGAACGCGTTGCGGAGAGCCGCAGCTTGTCCAGCTCTTCGTTGATCGTCGCTTCTTTCTCGATGTACAGATCGCCCGAAGGAATGTAAGCCTCGGGCTGGTAGTAGTCGTAGTAGCTGACGAAGTATTCAACGGCGTTGTTCGGGAAGAACTGTTTGAACTCGTGATAGAGCTGCGCCGCCAGCGTCTTATTATGTGCCAGCACAATGGCGGGGCGGTTTGCCGCTTCGATGACCTTTGCCATGGTGAAGGTCTTGCCAGAGCCTGTGACGCCCAGCAGCACCTGATGTTTTTCGCCGTCTCG is a genomic window containing:
- a CDS encoding Ig-like domain repeat protein → MRRFVCCVAFGSSLLPTGMPHAQTRLVLEPGNTLSTLAGNGQDSHTISGAAPEVALGAPRGLVYDGAGNLYLADSRNHQIDRITPAGALTVFAGTGMQGYRGDGGPAISAELNEPTALALASDGSLFLADSGNHCIRRIVNGTITTIAGNGTAGFSGDSGTATAAQLRSPGGLAFGEDGMLYVADTGNHRLRRVTSDGGISTVAGNGEEGDAGDGGSALSASFRSPGSLQMLPDGRLLIADMGARRIRLLTDGTIVAYTTAAKVRRPEGLGADISGSLLIADAGTQQVSLSGLDASGGSASTALVGNGIQGLASAGAATASAMDSPSAAVEDSNGNVVISDRRNHQVLRLALAALAFGDVPAGLSSAAQTLTLENESPTELTVAAVQLPSGFTIATSESTCGVAPFSLQPAGSCGIEIAFSPIAQGAQTAFLHLQLTGEPQANVRLTGNGTAPGSLAPSTTTLTSNGSISYAGSPVEFATNVSGTLGTIPKGSVTFFDGDVPLTTVALAVGSATLSTTAMQTGLHTLHVTYSGDSSYAASRSQSITQTVVPAPDFTISSASSYSAKAGGSLSIPLSILPVNGTLNHTLTLSVSGLPAGATATFMPSILTLGGDPANVSLAITIPISLAHKESSGSSIMLACCVAGIFLLGPLWRLRGRSHALHLITLILVGTVLSLAITGCGGFRVAAISSGTGTTTKTFHYTTIVTAVTTGVMGDALTHTATIDLVVTQ
- a CDS encoding EAL domain-containing protein, with the protein product MQEVEYQLWVREQERKLRSGSPKPILIKGEIPSFSMAFQPIVNVLDGTTFAYEALVRSEAGESAHSVLSRVQPRNFHLFDKACRSRAMTDAIRWGLLQDPLPSLCVNVNPNAAISANSHLRLTCDEAVSVGFPLNRMIIELVEDDEICDFDGLKRVLDDYRACGVKIAMDDFGAGYSGLKLMSKLQPDIIKLDMALISRLHVDRTSQVIVKAIVQACFELGITTIAEGVETYETALRLRDMGVVYQQGYYFARPGFEHLPQVTCALPEPTIG
- the uvrB gene encoding excinuclease ABC subunit UvrB, whose amino-acid sequence is MDFQLATDYTPQGDQPRAIAELTAGLRDGEKHQVLLGVTGSGKTFTMAKVIEAANRPAIVLAHNKTLAAQLYHEFKQFFPNNAVEYFVSYYDYYQPEAYIPSGDLYIEKEATINEELDKLRLSATRSLFERRDCIIVSSVSCIYGLGSPEAYYGMLMLLEKGQKIKREDITRRLVEILYDRNDGDFRRGTFRVRGDVIEVFPTYDELAYRIELFGDEIDSLSQIDPLFGTVKQKYARLPIYPKSHYVVQPERKSSAIDSIVSELVEWEAQLEKEGRMVEAQRIHQRTRFDLEMIKSVGYCHGIENYSRHFSQRLPGEPPPTLFDYFPRDFMVFIDESHVTVPQLHGMWHGDRSRKGNLVDYGFRLPSAMDNRPLKFDEFETRTGQIIYVSATPGAYELTKSAGVVTEQIIRPTGLVDPPVEIRPIKGQIDDLLAEIRDRVEKNQRVLVTTLTKRMAEDLSGYYTEVGVKCRYMHSEIETLERVKLLRDLRKGEYDVLIGINLLREGLDLPEVSLVAILDADKEGFLRSQGSLIQTIGRAARHLEGRAILYADVMTDSMRRAIDETDRRREKQVAYNEEHGITPMSVVRPIGEALVGIAEADYVDVTTDDNVADFPNQQALDKHIAGMESDMREAAKNFEFEKAAKLRDQIKEMRTKEFFFS